The following are encoded together in the Nitrospirota bacterium genome:
- the galE gene encoding UDP-glucose 4-epimerase GalE encodes MKVLVTGGAGYIGSHVVKVLGEKGYDTVTYDNLSFGHRSAVLSGELVVGDLNDKQKLRETFKLHKADAVMHFAAYIVVPESVREPSKYYKNNFCNTLNLLDVCLEFGIKHFIFSSTAAVYGIPESIPVSEEAPLNPINPYGSSKAMVERALSDISSATELNYISLRYFNVAGADEKSRIGQAKKDATHLITIAVRTALGKKPYIEIYGTDYPTPDGTCIRDYIHVDDLSDAHILALEYLMEGGRSEIFNCGYGHGYSVREVIDAAKKVTGMDFKVVDADRREGDAPQLVADSTKLRKRLGWTPKHDDLGYIIKTAYEWEKKVKF; translated from the coding sequence AAGCCACGTTGTAAAAGTCCTGGGGGAAAAGGGTTACGATACTGTAACATACGATAACCTCTCTTTCGGACACAGGTCTGCTGTCCTTAGCGGTGAACTGGTTGTAGGTGATTTAAATGACAAACAGAAATTGAGGGAGACATTTAAACTCCATAAAGCTGATGCAGTGATGCACTTTGCAGCATATATAGTCGTCCCTGAATCTGTCAGGGAGCCGAGCAAATATTATAAGAATAACTTCTGTAATACACTGAATCTTTTAGATGTCTGTCTTGAATTCGGGATAAAACATTTCATATTTTCCTCTACTGCTGCGGTCTATGGCATCCCTGAGAGCATCCCTGTAAGCGAGGAAGCGCCTCTTAATCCCATAAACCCTTACGGGAGCTCTAAAGCGATGGTCGAGAGGGCATTATCTGATATATCCTCAGCCACTGAACTTAATTATATATCCTTGAGATATTTCAATGTAGCAGGCGCTGATGAGAAGAGCAGGATAGGCCAGGCGAAAAAGGATGCCACTCATCTAATCACAATAGCTGTGAGGACTGCCCTCGGTAAAAAACCTTATATCGAGATTTATGGGACTGATTATCCTACACCTGATGGGACATGCATAAGGGACTATATTCATGTGGATGACCTCTCAGATGCCCATATATTAGCCCTCGAATATCTTATGGAAGGCGGCAGGAGCGAGATATTCAATTGTGGTTATGGTCATGGTTATTCTGTGAGGGAAGTCATAGACGCTGCAAAAAAAGTCACAGGGATGGACTTCAAAGTGGTTGACGCTGACAGGAGAGAGGGGGATGCACCTCAATTAGTTGCTGACAGCACAAAACTCAGGAAGAGACTTGGCTGGACCCCAAAACATGATGACCTTGGCTATATTATAAAGACTGCATATGAATGGGAAAAGAAGGTGAAATTTTAA